From Proteiniborus sp. MB09-C3, the proteins below share one genomic window:
- a CDS encoding tRNA threonylcarbamoyladenosine dehydratase → MLHSFSRTEMLIGTEGLQKLKESKIAIFGIGGVGSFSAEALARSGVESFVLVDDDDICLTNINRQIHATRKTVGKPKVDIMKERILDINPKANVIAHKELYNSDSAERLLKDDYTYVIDAIDMVSAKLDLIERCKNRNIPIISAMGAGNKLNPTMLEVSDIYKTSVCPLAKVMRKELRNRNIKSLKVVYSKEIPIVPQNISGNCKTDCICPNKDRTCAVRRQIPGSVSFVPSVSGLIIASEVIKDILGINNM, encoded by the coding sequence ATGCTGCACTCTTTTTCGAGAACAGAGATGTTGATAGGGACAGAAGGTTTACAAAAACTTAAGGAAAGTAAAATTGCAATATTTGGGATTGGAGGAGTTGGCAGCTTTTCAGCGGAGGCTCTCGCTAGAAGTGGGGTAGAATCTTTTGTACTTGTAGATGACGATGATATTTGCCTTACTAACATAAATAGACAGATACATGCCACTAGAAAGACAGTAGGTAAGCCTAAAGTAGATATTATGAAGGAGCGTATATTGGATATCAATCCAAAAGCAAATGTGATTGCTCATAAAGAACTATATAATAGTGATAGTGCTGAAAGGTTATTAAAAGACGATTATACCTATGTAATAGATGCTATAGATATGGTTTCAGCAAAACTGGACTTAATTGAAAGATGTAAAAACAGAAATATTCCCATAATCAGTGCCATGGGAGCTGGTAATAAATTAAATCCTACTATGCTTGAGGTATCAGATATTTATAAGACCAGCGTTTGTCCTCTAGCAAAAGTAATGAGGAAAGAATTGAGAAATAGAAATATTAAAAGCCTCAAGGTCGTATATTCAAAGGAAATACCAATTGTACCTCAAAATATTAGTGGAAATTGTAAGACTGACTGTATTTGTCCAAACAAGGATAGAACATGTGCTGTAAGAAGACAAATTCCAGGGAGTGTTTCATTTGTTCCCTCAGTGTCAGGATTAATTATTGCCTCTGAGGTTATTAAAGATATTTTGGGTATAAATAATATGTAA
- a CDS encoding SoxR reducing system RseC family protein — protein sequence MEQIGFVITTNEDMAKVVVGRTSACGENCASCGSSCNTPGVSLEIRNTLGAKPGDYVELKSHTSQIIKFAAIVYLVPLLAMIAGIAGGINIFKSAGYAGYETYGFLVGLVFLGLSYIVLRIIDKKIKRKDKVIIEMTRILNN from the coding sequence ATGGAACAGATTGGGTTTGTCATCACCACTAATGAGGATATGGCAAAAGTCGTAGTTGGAAGAACATCGGCATGTGGAGAAAATTGTGCTTCATGTGGTTCAAGCTGCAATACGCCAGGCGTTTCATTGGAGATAAGAAATACTCTAGGTGCTAAGCCTGGAGATTATGTAGAACTTAAATCACATACAAGTCAGATTATAAAGTTTGCCGCTATTGTATATCTAGTTCCATTATTAGCCATGATAGCAGGAATTGCAGGAGGCATAAATATTTTTAAATCTGCTGGCTATGCTGGCTATGAAACATATGGCTTTCTCGTAGGCTTAGTATTTTTAGGATTGTCTTATATCGTATTGAGGATAATCGATAAGAAAATCAAGAGGAAAGATAAAGTTATTATTGAGATGACAAGAATATTAAACAATTGA
- a CDS encoding metal-sensitive transcriptional regulator gives METIKENNNDNILKRLRRIEGQIKGIQRMVSEDKYCGDILIQIAAARAALNKVGGIILESHMKDCLKKHLESKGEDEVLDNLIDTMIKYTK, from the coding sequence ATGGAAACTATTAAGGAAAATAATAATGACAATATTTTAAAAAGACTTAGAAGAATTGAAGGGCAGATAAAAGGAATACAGAGAATGGTAAGTGAAGACAAGTATTGTGGAGATATTTTAATACAGATAGCAGCTGCTAGAGCGGCACTTAATAAAGTTGGTGGAATTATTTTAGAAAGTCATATGAAGGATTGTCTAAAAAAGCATCTTGAAAGCAAAGGAGAAGATGAAGTTTTAGACAATCTAATAGATACCATGATTAAATACACTAAGTAA
- a CDS encoding threonine/serine exporter family protein yields the protein MFYIKQFVYAFLSTAGFGVFFNIPKDSIIKSSLGGAMSWVVYIISVRLFSSSIGGTLLAAITVGFLGEFMAKHFKKPATIFIIPGIVPLVPGAGMYYTMLEVINKDFISAAELGTEAIFIALAIAIGIIVSSSFSRALLNQKTKR from the coding sequence TTGTTTTATATAAAGCAATTTGTTTATGCCTTTTTATCTACTGCAGGTTTTGGTGTGTTTTTTAACATACCTAAGGACTCAATCATTAAATCTAGCTTAGGCGGTGCGATGAGCTGGGTAGTATATATTATTTCAGTTAGATTGTTCTCTTCTTCAATTGGAGGTACACTTTTGGCGGCCATAACAGTAGGTTTCTTAGGTGAATTTATGGCTAAGCATTTTAAAAAACCTGCTACAATATTTATAATACCAGGAATTGTTCCATTAGTACCAGGTGCAGGAATGTACTATACAATGTTAGAGGTAATTAACAAAGATTTTATAAGCGCTGCTGAATTAGGCACAGAAGCTATATTTATTGCATTGGCAATTGCAATAGGAATAATCGTATCTTCTTCATTTAGTAGGGCTTTACTTAATCAAAAAACTAAAAGATAA
- a CDS encoding threonine/serine exporter family protein: protein METKREAKRLLSMATLAGKIMLESGAETYRVEDTISRICESRSYITYSGPFVTPTGILLSIGFGDDILTYIQRTKSRTIDLNKIALVNEFSRNFVSSEMTIDEGFKYLEKIDSKKAYHSLTNILFGGFGAGFFSLLFGGTINDFICTFLISMLVIKTNSMLGKINMIYFINNFVAAAIGTFLAIISVKLGLGSNMDKIIIGIIMPLVPGVAITNAARDSMLGDFLAGMSRGFEAVIVALSVAFGVGLMLIIFHGGM, encoded by the coding sequence GTGGAGACAAAAAGAGAAGCTAAAAGATTACTAAGCATGGCGACTCTAGCTGGTAAAATAATGCTTGAAAGTGGAGCTGAAACCTATCGTGTGGAAGATACAATTTCTAGGATATGTGAATCAAGAAGCTATATCACATATTCTGGCCCCTTTGTAACTCCTACTGGAATACTATTATCAATTGGTTTTGGTGATGATATATTAACATACATACAGAGAACTAAAAGTAGAACCATAGATTTAAATAAGATTGCTCTGGTGAATGAATTTTCAAGAAATTTTGTTAGCTCTGAAATGACAATTGATGAGGGCTTTAAATACCTTGAAAAAATAGATAGTAAGAAAGCATATCATAGCCTTACCAATATTTTATTTGGTGGATTTGGTGCAGGATTTTTCTCCCTTTTATTTGGAGGAACTATTAATGACTTTATCTGTACATTTCTCATAAGTATGCTAGTAATAAAAACTAATAGTATGCTTGGAAAAATTAATATGATATACTTTATAAATAATTTTGTGGCAGCAGCTATCGGTACTTTTTTAGCCATAATATCAGTTAAACTTGGATTAGGAAGTAATATGGATAAAATAATAATTGGTATTATAATGCCATTAGTTCCAGGAGTAGCGATAACAAATGCTGCTAGAGATTCTATGCTGGGAGACTTTCTTGCAGGCATGTCAAGAGGCTTTGAAGCTGTAATTGTCGCACTATCTGTTGCCTTTGGAGTAGGACTAATGCTAATTATTTTTCATGGGGGAATGTAA
- the glyA gene encoding serine hydroxymethyltransferase → MDFSNLREFDPEIMKVIEQETERQRSKIELIASENFVSKQVMEAMGSQLTNKYAEGYPGKRYYGGCEFVDIAEDLARDRLKKLFGADHANVQPHSGANANLGVYFAVLKPGDKVLGMNLSHGGHLTHGSPVNISGTYYNFVAYGVDKETETIDYNQVREIALRERPKLIVAGASAYPRVIDFAKFREIADEVGAYLMVDMAHIAGLVAAGLHPSPVPYADFVTTTTHKTLRGPRGGVILCKEEFAKQIDKSIFPGIQGGPLMHVIAAKAVSFKEALEDGFKDYQKQVLKNAKALADSLVEKGFRLVSGGTDNHLMLVDVRNKGLTGKKAEALLDHIGITTNKNTIPFETESPFVTSGLRIGTPAVTTRGMKEEDMKEIANIISLTLEEKTDENTLKGLVKSLCDRFPLY, encoded by the coding sequence ATGGATTTTAGTAACCTTAGAGAATTTGACCCAGAAATAATGAAAGTAATCGAGCAAGAAACAGAAAGACAAAGAAGTAAAATTGAACTTATTGCATCAGAGAACTTTGTTAGTAAGCAAGTAATGGAGGCAATGGGAAGCCAATTAACAAATAAGTATGCAGAGGGTTATCCAGGAAAGAGGTACTATGGAGGCTGTGAATTTGTTGATATAGCAGAGGATCTTGCTAGGGATAGATTAAAGAAGCTTTTTGGAGCAGATCATGCTAATGTCCAACCTCATTCTGGGGCAAATGCAAATCTTGGAGTATACTTTGCAGTACTAAAGCCTGGTGATAAGGTTCTAGGTATGAATCTTTCTCATGGCGGTCATTTGACTCATGGTAGTCCAGTAAATATTTCTGGTACATACTACAACTTTGTAGCTTATGGTGTTGATAAAGAAACTGAAACTATAGATTATAATCAAGTGAGAGAAATTGCATTAAGGGAAAGACCTAAACTCATAGTTGCAGGAGCCAGTGCTTATCCTAGAGTAATAGATTTTGCAAAATTTAGAGAAATAGCTGATGAAGTAGGAGCATATTTAATGGTTGATATGGCTCACATAGCAGGTCTTGTAGCTGCAGGACTACATCCAAGTCCAGTTCCTTATGCAGACTTTGTTACAACTACAACTCATAAAACTCTTAGAGGACCTAGAGGTGGAGTTATACTTTGTAAGGAAGAATTTGCTAAGCAAATTGATAAATCAATATTTCCTGGTATTCAAGGTGGTCCACTAATGCATGTTATTGCTGCAAAAGCAGTTAGTTTTAAGGAAGCATTAGAAGATGGTTTTAAAGATTATCAAAAACAAGTTTTAAAGAATGCTAAAGCTTTAGCTGATAGTCTTGTAGAAAAAGGTTTTAGACTTGTCTCGGGTGGAACTGACAACCATTTGATGCTTGTAGATGTTAGAAACAAAGGCTTAACTGGTAAAAAGGCAGAAGCATTACTCGATCATATCGGTATAACTACAAATAAAAATACTATACCATTTGAAACTGAAAGTCCTTTTGTAACTAGTGGTCTTAGAATTGGTACTCCTGCTGTTACTACAAGAGGTATGAAAGAGGAAGACATGAAAGAAATTGCAAATATCATTAGTCTAACTCTTGAAGAAAAAACTGATGAAAATACTTTAAAGGGCTTAGTTAAATCGCTTTGCGATAGATTCCCACTTTACTAA
- a CDS encoding YIEGIA family protein, with translation MFKYGFIIVPAIVVGFLSRASMLRVDYRQYPSYPQGVLSHLTLGMIAASLGSVAVPAIVSNEFAAFTFLSLAAQQFRDVRSIERQSLDNIEPTELVQRGTAYIEDIAKAFEARNYVTMLVSLITSIVIYILFKIELPKTYSMIGGIVAGIITFYILNRAISRQIVEEIANVKPAAISFNGATLLINDIPIINIGLEASREIYLKNGIAAEIIPHDEDGISTLANIGQRQAIVHNAAVLLGLRKDVDEPDFTPIARRNPHTGSVVMVIVALEPDVECLVEAIKKTLVLESSKRKPLQSYIGRKAAD, from the coding sequence TTGTTTAAATATGGTTTTATAATAGTGCCAGCTATTGTCGTAGGATTTTTGTCTAGAGCCTCCATGCTAAGAGTTGATTATAGGCAGTATCCAAGCTATCCACAAGGTGTTTTATCTCATTTGACCCTTGGAATGATAGCTGCTTCTCTTGGATCAGTAGCAGTTCCTGCAATTGTTTCGAATGAATTTGCAGCATTTACTTTTTTATCTCTTGCAGCTCAACAATTTAGAGATGTTAGAAGCATCGAAAGGCAAAGCTTAGATAATATTGAACCTACAGAGCTAGTTCAAAGAGGAACAGCATACATTGAAGACATAGCAAAAGCTTTTGAGGCAAGAAATTATGTTACAATGCTTGTGTCCTTAATTACAAGTATTGTAATCTATATATTGTTTAAAATTGAATTACCAAAAACTTATTCAATGATTGGAGGTATTGTTGCAGGAATAATTACATTTTATATATTGAATAGAGCTATATCAAGGCAAATTGTAGAAGAAATTGCAAATGTAAAGCCTGCAGCCATATCGTTTAATGGAGCAACACTACTAATAAATGATATACCCATCATAAATATCGGGCTTGAAGCCTCTAGAGAGATATACTTAAAAAATGGAATAGCTGCCGAAATAATTCCACATGATGAAGATGGAATCAGCACACTTGCCAATATAGGTCAAAGGCAGGCAATAGTCCATAATGCGGCCGTTCTCTTAGGATTAAGGAAGGACGTGGATGAACCTGATTTCACTCCAATAGCAAGAAGAAATCCTCATACAGGAAGCGTTGTCATGGTAATAGTTGCACTTGAGCCTGATGTCGAATGTCTCGTGGAAGCAATCAAGAAAACTCTAGTTCTAGAAAGTTCAAAACGCAAGCCTTTACAGTCCTATATTGGGAGAAAGGCTGCTGATTAA
- a CDS encoding DUF512 domain-containing protein, which yields MEVNNYEVNTYYDGKNIIDNVDENSIAEELGIESGDILVSINNNKITDIIDYKYLITDDFITLTIQKKDGELWDIEIEKDFYEDIGITFTNPLIDKAKNCKNKCIFCFIDQLPKGMRKTLYFKDDDSRLSFLQGNFITLTNLSDEEIDRIIRYRLSPINVSVHTTDPELRVKMLNNKNAGKVYDILKRFSDAGIEMNCQIVLIPGINDGDNLNKTLKDLSYLYPNISSVAVVPVGLTKYREGLSQLSTYDYETANELIEFIHNKEREYLKDIGTRFVFASDEFYILAKKPVLEYEDYEGFPQYENGVGLIRSFYCEVQEALLDIKENLVLDRSFTIATGTLSYDFIKEIASMVMAKIDGLNLNVVPIINEFFGEKITVSGLVTGGDLINQLKTCEIKDGLIIPSSMLKSGEKVFLDDITVANIENSLNTRIIISDIDGEKFVDIFKNEMRC from the coding sequence ATGGAAGTAAATAATTATGAGGTTAATACCTATTACGATGGGAAAAATATTATTGATAATGTGGATGAAAACAGCATAGCTGAAGAACTGGGAATAGAGTCAGGAGATATACTTGTTTCAATAAATAACAATAAGATTACAGATATTATTGATTATAAGTATCTAATTACAGATGATTTCATAACTCTAACTATTCAAAAAAAAGATGGGGAGCTATGGGATATTGAAATTGAAAAAGATTTTTACGAAGATATAGGTATAACTTTTACTAATCCCCTTATTGATAAAGCAAAAAATTGTAAAAATAAATGTATCTTTTGTTTCATAGATCAGCTTCCAAAGGGAATGAGAAAGACTTTGTATTTTAAAGATGATGATTCTAGATTATCTTTTTTACAAGGTAATTTTATAACATTGACAAACCTTAGCGATGAAGAAATAGATAGAATAATTAGATATAGATTAAGTCCTATTAATGTATCAGTACATACTACAGATCCAGAGCTAAGAGTAAAGATGTTAAATAACAAAAATGCAGGAAAAGTCTATGATATTCTAAAAAGATTTAGTGATGCAGGAATAGAAATGAATTGCCAAATAGTTCTTATACCTGGTATCAACGATGGAGATAATCTTAATAAAACTTTAAAAGACCTATCATACCTTTATCCCAATATATCTAGTGTTGCAGTTGTACCTGTTGGCCTTACAAAGTATAGAGAAGGATTAAGCCAGTTGAGCACATATGATTATGAAACTGCCAATGAGCTTATAGAATTTATTCACAATAAAGAAAGAGAATATTTAAAGGATATAGGAACTAGATTTGTTTTTGCTTCAGATGAATTCTATATTTTAGCTAAGAAGCCAGTTCTTGAATATGAGGATTATGAGGGATTTCCCCAATATGAAAATGGAGTAGGTCTAATAAGATCCTTTTATTGTGAAGTTCAAGAAGCTCTTTTGGATATTAAAGAGAACTTAGTCTTAGATAGGAGTTTTACTATTGCTACGGGAACACTGTCCTATGATTTTATCAAGGAAATAGCTAGTATGGTTATGGCAAAAATAGATGGGCTTAATTTAAATGTAGTCCCAATAATTAATGAGTTTTTTGGGGAAAAAATTACGGTGTCAGGACTAGTTACTGGTGGAGACTTAATTAATCAATTAAAAACATGCGAAATAAAGGATGGACTAATTATTCCGAGCTCTATGCTTAAAAGTGGAGAGAAAGTATTCTTGGATGACATCACAGTAGCTAATATTGAAAACAGCTTAAATACAAGGATTATAATATCAGATATTGACGGCGAAAAGTTCGTTGATATTTTTAAAAATGAGATGAGGTGCTAA
- the der gene encoding ribosome biogenesis GTPase Der, with product MTRPIVAIVGRPNVGKSTLFNKIAGKRISIVEDMPGVTRDRIYAEGEWQNKYFTMIDTGGIEPKSNDVIMSQMRRQAEMAIETGDVILFIVDGLEGITATDREVADMIRRTKKEVVLVVNKIDTPKTPDTIYEFYELGLGTPIVISAGQGLGLGDLLDEVVKHFPEDKDVEYNEDVIKVAVIGKPNVGKSSLINKILGEERVIVSDIAGTTRDAIDTYFTHGEDEYVFIDTAGMRKRKRVNENIERYSVVRSLTAIERADVSIIVIDAVEGITEQDTKIAGYAHDNGKAAIIAINKWDLIEKETNTYLKFEEDIKRILSFMSYAPIIFISAETGKRVDKLLDLVKVVSNNHSMRVSTGTLNDIIGEAVLMNQPPSDKGKRLKIYYGTQVGIKPPKFVIFINDEELMHFSYARYLENQIRQSFGFEGTPIQFEFREKGEKGE from the coding sequence ATGACAAGACCAATAGTTGCAATTGTTGGAAGACCAAATGTGGGTAAATCCACTCTTTTTAATAAAATTGCTGGAAAGAGAATATCTATTGTTGAAGATATGCCTGGCGTTACCAGAGATAGAATATATGCAGAGGGAGAATGGCAAAACAAATATTTTACTATGATAGATACAGGCGGAATTGAGCCAAAAAGCAATGATGTAATAATGTCTCAAATGAGAAGACAGGCTGAAATGGCAATAGAAACTGGCGATGTCATTCTTTTTATAGTTGATGGATTAGAAGGAATAACTGCTACAGATAGAGAAGTTGCTGATATGATTAGGAGAACTAAGAAGGAAGTTGTGTTAGTCGTTAACAAAATAGATACTCCAAAAACTCCAGATACTATTTATGAATTTTATGAATTAGGATTAGGAACTCCAATTGTTATTTCTGCAGGGCAGGGATTAGGTCTTGGAGATTTATTAGATGAAGTTGTAAAGCATTTTCCAGAAGATAAGGATGTTGAATATAATGAAGATGTCATTAAGGTCGCTGTAATTGGTAAACCTAATGTAGGAAAATCATCACTTATTAATAAAATATTAGGTGAAGAAAGAGTAATTGTTAGCGATATTGCAGGTACTACAAGGGATGCAATAGATACATATTTTACTCATGGAGAAGATGAATATGTATTTATAGATACAGCAGGAATGAGAAAAAGAAAGAGGGTAAATGAAAATATAGAACGATATAGTGTAGTGAGATCACTTACTGCAATAGAAAGAGCGGATGTTTCCATAATAGTAATAGATGCTGTAGAGGGAATCACTGAACAGGACACAAAAATCGCAGGCTATGCTCATGACAATGGAAAAGCAGCTATAATTGCAATAAATAAATGGGATCTGATTGAAAAGGAGACAAACACCTATTTAAAATTTGAAGAAGATATAAAAAGAATATTGTCTTTTATGAGCTATGCTCCAATTATCTTCATTTCGGCTGAGACTGGTAAAAGAGTTGATAAGCTATTAGATTTAGTAAAGGTAGTTTCAAATAACCATTCGATGAGAGTATCAACGGGTACCTTAAATGACATTATTGGAGAGGCAGTACTAATGAATCAACCGCCTTCAGATAAGGGGAAAAGACTAAAAATATATTATGGTACGCAAGTAGGTATTAAACCACCTAAGTTTGTCATATTTATTAATGACGAAGAACTTATGCATTTTTCATATGCAAGGTATCTAGAAAATCAAATTAGGCAGTCCTTCGGTTTTGAAGGAACACCTATTCAATTTGAATTTCGAGAAAAGGGAGAGAAGGGGGAGTAA
- the plsY gene encoding glycerol-3-phosphate 1-O-acyltransferase PlsY — MSGIIAVIFIGYGVGNFATSYILGELFKKTDIRKHGSGNAGATNALRVFGVKLAAATFVIDALKGVLAVIIGRLILGDVGGLIGGISVVVGHNWPILLKFKGGKGIASTIGVVTTINYQIALICIIVGLVIVIKTRYVSLGSITAISLLPILIVVMVRPFDLYFFIFSLLLVAMAIFRHRSNIKRLINGNESKLGKKAI, encoded by the coding sequence TTGTCTGGTATCATAGCTGTTATATTCATTGGCTATGGGGTGGGTAATTTTGCCACATCCTATATATTAGGAGAGCTTTTTAAGAAAACCGACATTAGAAAGCATGGAAGTGGCAATGCAGGTGCTACCAATGCTTTAAGAGTGTTTGGGGTAAAATTAGCTGCTGCTACATTTGTTATTGATGCATTGAAAGGTGTTCTGGCAGTAATTATTGGCAGATTAATACTAGGAGATGTGGGAGGGTTAATTGGAGGAATTTCTGTAGTGGTGGGTCATAACTGGCCTATACTATTGAAATTTAAAGGTGGTAAAGGAATTGCTTCCACGATAGGTGTAGTTACAACTATTAACTATCAAATAGCTTTAATATGCATTATTGTTGGACTAGTAATTGTAATTAAAACTAGATATGTTTCATTAGGCTCTATTACAGCCATATCTTTATTACCAATATTAATAGTAGTCATGGTCAGACCTTTTGATTTATATTTCTTTATTTTTTCTTTATTATTAGTGGCTATGGCTATTTTCAGGCATAGAAGTAATATAAAAAGATTAATTAACGGAAATGAATCAAAATTAGGGAAAAAAGCGATTTAA
- a CDS encoding NAD(P)H-dependent glycerol-3-phosphate dehydrogenase: MKNICILGGGSWGTALAIVLAKKGYNIDLWLRDKKQCDEINIARENLKYLQGILLPNNINATDDITKAVSNKKIIVSAVPSHAVRETMRAIRNHTCKEPIIVNVAKGIEIDTLLRISEIVKKELPNAEYAILSGPSHAEEVARDIPTTVVVASAKKAVAELIQDVFMTPKFRVYTNPDVIGVELGGALKNVIALGAGISDGLEYGDNTKAALMNRGFVEIARIGEAMGANKMTFAGLSGIGDLIVTCTSMHSRNRRAGILIGQGYSLEKATESIGMVVEGIKTTKAAYQLSKKYGVIMPITEEIFKVLYEGANVKNSVVNLMLRDKTHEIEDIVNEDQFLW; the protein is encoded by the coding sequence TTGAAGAATATTTGTATACTTGGGGGAGGTAGCTGGGGTACAGCATTAGCTATTGTACTTGCTAAAAAAGGCTATAATATAGATTTATGGTTAAGAGATAAGAAGCAGTGTGATGAAATCAACATTGCAAGAGAAAATTTGAAGTATTTACAGGGGATTCTATTACCTAATAATATAAATGCAACAGACGATATAACTAAGGCAGTTTCTAACAAAAAGATAATAGTTTCAGCAGTCCCTTCTCACGCAGTTAGAGAAACTATGAGAGCAATAAGAAATCACACTTGTAAAGAACCTATTATAGTTAATGTAGCAAAAGGAATAGAAATAGATACCTTGCTGAGAATTTCTGAAATAGTAAAAAAAGAGCTGCCTAATGCGGAATATGCTATTTTATCAGGGCCATCTCATGCAGAAGAGGTTGCCAGAGATATACCAACTACAGTTGTAGTAGCCTCCGCAAAAAAGGCTGTAGCAGAGCTCATTCAAGATGTTTTTATGACTCCTAAATTTAGGGTATATACTAATCCAGATGTAATAGGAGTAGAATTAGGTGGAGCATTAAAAAACGTAATAGCTCTAGGTGCAGGAATATCAGATGGACTGGAATATGGGGATAATACAAAGGCTGCACTGATGAATAGAGGCTTTGTCGAAATAGCTAGAATTGGTGAAGCTATGGGTGCTAACAAGATGACCTTTGCAGGATTATCTGGAATAGGGGACTTGATTGTCACATGCACAAGTATGCATAGCAGAAACAGAAGAGCAGGAATTCTAATAGGACAAGGCTATAGCCTGGAGAAAGCCACTGAATCCATTGGAATGGTAGTGGAAGGCATAAAAACCACTAAAGCAGCATATCAGCTTTCTAAAAAATATGGTGTCATTATGCCTATTACAGAAGAAATATTTAAGGTTCTTTATGAAGGGGCAAATGTAAAAAATTCTGTTGTTAACCTGATGCTTAGGGATAAGACTCATGAAATAGAAGATATAGTTAATGAGGATCAATTCCTTTGGTAA